In one window of Brassica rapa cultivar Chiifu-401-42 chromosome A07, CAAS_Brap_v3.01, whole genome shotgun sequence DNA:
- the LOC103831752 gene encoding CCAAT/enhancer-binding protein zeta isoform X2, protein MSEPKPTKEMKALTTSEIASFASSLGLPSSLPSSGFNDSDFRKPPKPQKRKNPKKEGDTIKPNPKEAKKQTSKDAAPAKQTVNTKPKPKADFLSIEDENSGFKAKRFEKFKTLPKLPLVKASLLSSEWYNDAEELEEKVFSRKVAVGDVMGVVEVKREMGERLMWQYAEDFVASKGKSGDMKMVISAQKSGTVADKITAFEIMVGENPIANMRSLDALLGMVTSKVGKRFAFKGLKALSEILIRLLPDRKLKTLLQRPLNSIPETKDGYSLLLFWYWEECLKQRYERFVNALDESSKDMLPELKDKALKTIYFMLTSKSEQERKLLVSLVNKLGDPQNKSASNADFHLTNLLADHPNMKAVVIDEVDSFLFRPHLGLRAKYHAVNFLSQIRLSHKGEDPKVAKRLIDVYFALFKVLTTEANKKPGTDDKAADKKNANSKDSKEDKAADSPVELDSRILSALLTGVNRAFPYVSTDEADDIIDSQTPVLFKLVHSKNFNVGVQSLMLLDKISSKNKIVSDRFYRALYSKLLLSSAMNSSKAEMFIGLLLRAMKNDINIKRVAAFSKRILQVALQQPPQYACGCLFLLSEVLKSRPPLWNMVVQRESVVEEEDVEHFEDAKDEDDIDPIKEAEKEKNDVKEDKITSKDDDDDSSDDEEALAVRQSDEEEDDDASDDGEELFIKETPKETIEVSNDSGKKIQAPLKSSCLPGGYDPRHREPSYCNGDRVSWWELVVLASHAHPSVATMAATLLSGTTIVYNGNPLNDLSLTAFLDKFMEKKPKQNTWHGGSQIEPSKKLDMSNQMIGSDILRLAEEDVSPEDLVFHKFYVNKMNSTKQSKKKKKKKLPEEEAAEELYDVNDGDGGGDYDSDVEFEAGDESDNEEIENLLDDVDDDAVEEEGGEYDYDDLDKVVGDDDELVDDASDAEMDDTEMDMLDGEDVDEDGDDMMMMMVVVVLVVTRKRRKKENGNLHLRVLKSTSI, encoded by the exons ATGTCGGAACCAAAGCCAACGAAGGAGATGAAAGCTCTCACAACATCAGAGATAGCTTCATTCGCCTCCTCTCTCGGCTTACCTTCATCTCTCCCTTCTTCCGGCTTCAACGATTCTGATTTCCGCAAACCCCCAAAACCCCAGAAACGGAAGAACCCTAAGAAGGAAGGAGACACAATCAAGCCCAATCCGAAGGAAGCTAAGAAGCAAACCTCCAAAGACGCAGCTCCGGCGAAGCAGACGGTGAACACTAAGCCTAAGCCAAAGGCTGATTTTTTATCGATTGAGGACGAGAACAGTGGCTTCAAGGCGAAGCGGTTCGAAAAGTTCAAGACTTTGCCTAAGCTTCCGTTGGTGAAAGCGAGTTTATTAAGCTCGGAGTGGTATAACGACGCGGAGGAGCTGGAGGAGAAGGTCTTTAGCAGGAAAGTGGCGGTGGGGGATGTGATGGGTGTGGTGGAGGTGAAGAGGGAGATGGGGGAGAGGCTGATGTGGCAGTACGCTGAGGACTTTGTGGCGTCGAAAGGGAAGAGTGGAGATATGAAGATGGTGATATCTGCTCAGAAGTCTGGGACGGTGGCTGATAAAATCACTGCCTTTGAGATTATGGTTGGGGAGAATCCTATTGCTAATATGAGGTCTCTTGATGCCTTGTtgg GAATGGTGACTTCAAAGGTTGGAAAGAGATTCGCATTCAAGGGTCTTAAGGCTCTATCTGAAATTTTGATCAG GCTGTTACCTGATCGCAAGCTGAAGACGCTTTTACAGCGACCTTTGAACAGCATTCCTGAAACTAAGGATGGTTACTCACTTTTGCTGTTTTGGTACTGGGAAGAATGCTTGAAACAGAG GTATGAGCGCTTTGTTAACGCCCTTGATGAATCATCTAAGGATATGCTTCCAGAGCTAAAAGACAAGGCTTTAAAG ACTATATACTTCATGCTGACAAGCAAATCAGAACAGGAGCGGAAGTTGCTTGTGTCATTGGTGAACAAG TTAGGAGATCCTCAAAACAAAAGTGCGTCTAATGCTGATTTTCACCTGACAAACCTTTTGGCTGATCATCCTAATATGAAG GCTGTGGTGATTGATGAAGTTGACTCCTTTCTCTTTCGTCCTCATCTTGGGCTACGTGCAAAGTATCACGCT GTCAACTTTCTGAGCCAAATTCGATTGAGCCACAAAGGAGAGGATCCAAAGGTGGCAAAACGCCTTATTGATGTGTATTTTGCCCTGTTTAAG GTTTTAACCACAGAAGCAAACAAGAAACCAGGCACAGATGACAAAGCGGCTGATAAGAAAAATGCCAACTCAAAGGACTCAAAAGAAGACAAAGCGGCTGATTCACCTGTTGAATTGGATTCCAGAATTCTATCAGCTCTACTTACG GGAGTTAACAGAGCTTTTCCATATGTTTCTACTGACGAGGCCGATGATATAATTGATTCTCAAACGCCGGTGCTTTTTAAATTG GTACACTCGAAGAATTTCAATGTGGGAGTTCAATCACTGATGCTTCTTGACAAAATCTCATCCAAGAATAAGATCGTCAGTGATAGATTTTACCGTGCATTGTATTCGAAGCTTCTACTCTCCTCGGCAATGAATTCTTCAAAG GCTGAAATGTTTATTGGGCTTCTCCTTAGAGCCATGAAGAACGATATAAATATAAAGCGTGTGGCTGCCTTCTCCAAAAGAATCTTGCAG GTTGCGCTACAACAGCCACCACAGTACGCCTGTGGATGTCTTTTCCTTCTGTCTGAGGTGCTAAAATCAAGACCACCTCTTTG GAACATGGTGGTCCAGAGGGAATCagttgtggaagaagaagatgtagaACATTTCGAGGATGCTAAAGATGAAGATGATATTGATCCCATTAAGGAAgcagagaaagaaaagaatgaTGTTAAAGAGGACAAAATCACAAgtaaagatgatgatgatgattcttcAGATGACGAAGAGGCTTTAGCGGTCAGGCAatctgatgaagaagaagatgatgatgcttCTGATGATGGTGAAGAGTTATTTATTAAAGAAACTCCCAAAGAAACCATAGAGGTTTCTAATGATAGTGGCAAAAAAATTCAAGCGCCATTGAAATCAAGTTGTCTTCCCGGAGGATACGATCCTCGCCATAGAGAGCCTTCTTACTG TAACGGAGACCGTGTGAGTTGGTGGGAATTGGTGGTACTTGCTTCACACGCTCACCCCTCGGTGGCTACTATGGCTGCAACACTTCTCTCAGGAACTACTATAGTTTACAACGGAAACCCTCTGAATGATTTATCTCTAACTGCTTTCTTGGATAAATTCATGGAGAAGAAACCAAAACAGAACACTTGGCATGGTGGCTCCCAGATCGAACCTTCCAAGAAG CTTGACATGTCAAACCAGATGATTGGATCTGATATTCTAAGGTTAGCAGAAGAAGATGTGTCTCCTGAAGATTTAGTCTTCCACAAGTTCTACGTGAACAAGATGAACAGTACGAAGCaatcaaagaaaaagaagaagaagaagctacctgaagaagaagctgcTGAAGAGCTTTACGATGTGAACGATGGCGATGGTGGAGGTGACTACGATAGTGACGTCGAATTCGAAGCTGGCGATGAGAGTGACAATGAGGAGATTGAGAATCTGTTggatgatgttgatgatgaCGCTGTGGAAGAAGAGGGTGGTGAATATGATTATGATGATCTGGATAAAGTTGTGGGGGATGATGATGAGCTTGTGGATGATGCAAGTGATGCAGAGATGGACGACACAGAGATGGATatgcttgatggtgaagatgtGGATGAGGATGGTGATGAT atgatgatgatgatggtggtggtggtgttggtggtaacaagaaaaagaaggaaaaaggaAAACGGAAATCTCCATTTGCGAGTCTTGAAGAGTACGAGCATTTGA
- the LOC103831752 gene encoding CCAAT/enhancer-binding protein zeta isoform X1, translating to MSEPKPTKEMKALTTSEIASFASSLGLPSSLPSSGFNDSDFRKPPKPQKRKNPKKEGDTIKPNPKEAKKQTSKDAAPAKQTVNTKPKPKADFLSIEDENSGFKAKRFEKFKTLPKLPLVKASLLSSEWYNDAEELEEKVFSRKVAVGDVMGVVEVKREMGERLMWQYAEDFVASKGKSGDMKMVISAQKSGTVADKITAFEIMVGENPIANMRSLDALLGMVTSKVGKRFAFKGLKALSEILIRLLPDRKLKTLLQRPLNSIPETKDGYSLLLFWYWEECLKQRYERFVNALDESSKDMLPELKDKALKTIYFMLTSKSEQERKLLVSLVNKLGDPQNKSASNADFHLTNLLADHPNMKAVVIDEVDSFLFRPHLGLRAKYHAVNFLSQIRLSHKGEDPKVAKRLIDVYFALFKVLTTEANKKPGTDDKAADKKNANSKDSKEDKAADSPVELDSRILSALLTGVNRAFPYVSTDEADDIIDSQTPVLFKLVHSKNFNVGVQSLMLLDKISSKNKIVSDRFYRALYSKLLLSSAMNSSKAEMFIGLLLRAMKNDINIKRVAAFSKRILQVALQQPPQYACGCLFLLSEVLKSRPPLWNMVVQRESVVEEEDVEHFEDAKDEDDIDPIKEAEKEKNDVKEDKITSKDDDDDSSDDEEALAVRQSDEEEDDDASDDGEELFIKETPKETIEVSNDSGKKIQAPLKSSCLPGGYDPRHREPSYCNGDRVSWWELVVLASHAHPSVATMAATLLSGTTIVYNGNPLNDLSLTAFLDKFMEKKPKQNTWHGGSQIEPSKKLDMSNQMIGSDILRLAEEDVSPEDLVFHKFYVNKMNSTKQSKKKKKKKLPEEEAAEELYDVNDGDGGGDYDSDVEFEAGDESDNEEIENLLDDVDDDAVEEEGGEYDYDDLDKVVGDDDELVDDASDAEMDDTEMDMLDGEDVDEDGDDVGDDGGDEDEDDDDDGGGGVGGNKKKKEKGKRKSPFASLEEYEHLIDEDDSKSKRKETSEPKKKKKKKTTKASE from the exons ATGTCGGAACCAAAGCCAACGAAGGAGATGAAAGCTCTCACAACATCAGAGATAGCTTCATTCGCCTCCTCTCTCGGCTTACCTTCATCTCTCCCTTCTTCCGGCTTCAACGATTCTGATTTCCGCAAACCCCCAAAACCCCAGAAACGGAAGAACCCTAAGAAGGAAGGAGACACAATCAAGCCCAATCCGAAGGAAGCTAAGAAGCAAACCTCCAAAGACGCAGCTCCGGCGAAGCAGACGGTGAACACTAAGCCTAAGCCAAAGGCTGATTTTTTATCGATTGAGGACGAGAACAGTGGCTTCAAGGCGAAGCGGTTCGAAAAGTTCAAGACTTTGCCTAAGCTTCCGTTGGTGAAAGCGAGTTTATTAAGCTCGGAGTGGTATAACGACGCGGAGGAGCTGGAGGAGAAGGTCTTTAGCAGGAAAGTGGCGGTGGGGGATGTGATGGGTGTGGTGGAGGTGAAGAGGGAGATGGGGGAGAGGCTGATGTGGCAGTACGCTGAGGACTTTGTGGCGTCGAAAGGGAAGAGTGGAGATATGAAGATGGTGATATCTGCTCAGAAGTCTGGGACGGTGGCTGATAAAATCACTGCCTTTGAGATTATGGTTGGGGAGAATCCTATTGCTAATATGAGGTCTCTTGATGCCTTGTtgg GAATGGTGACTTCAAAGGTTGGAAAGAGATTCGCATTCAAGGGTCTTAAGGCTCTATCTGAAATTTTGATCAG GCTGTTACCTGATCGCAAGCTGAAGACGCTTTTACAGCGACCTTTGAACAGCATTCCTGAAACTAAGGATGGTTACTCACTTTTGCTGTTTTGGTACTGGGAAGAATGCTTGAAACAGAG GTATGAGCGCTTTGTTAACGCCCTTGATGAATCATCTAAGGATATGCTTCCAGAGCTAAAAGACAAGGCTTTAAAG ACTATATACTTCATGCTGACAAGCAAATCAGAACAGGAGCGGAAGTTGCTTGTGTCATTGGTGAACAAG TTAGGAGATCCTCAAAACAAAAGTGCGTCTAATGCTGATTTTCACCTGACAAACCTTTTGGCTGATCATCCTAATATGAAG GCTGTGGTGATTGATGAAGTTGACTCCTTTCTCTTTCGTCCTCATCTTGGGCTACGTGCAAAGTATCACGCT GTCAACTTTCTGAGCCAAATTCGATTGAGCCACAAAGGAGAGGATCCAAAGGTGGCAAAACGCCTTATTGATGTGTATTTTGCCCTGTTTAAG GTTTTAACCACAGAAGCAAACAAGAAACCAGGCACAGATGACAAAGCGGCTGATAAGAAAAATGCCAACTCAAAGGACTCAAAAGAAGACAAAGCGGCTGATTCACCTGTTGAATTGGATTCCAGAATTCTATCAGCTCTACTTACG GGAGTTAACAGAGCTTTTCCATATGTTTCTACTGACGAGGCCGATGATATAATTGATTCTCAAACGCCGGTGCTTTTTAAATTG GTACACTCGAAGAATTTCAATGTGGGAGTTCAATCACTGATGCTTCTTGACAAAATCTCATCCAAGAATAAGATCGTCAGTGATAGATTTTACCGTGCATTGTATTCGAAGCTTCTACTCTCCTCGGCAATGAATTCTTCAAAG GCTGAAATGTTTATTGGGCTTCTCCTTAGAGCCATGAAGAACGATATAAATATAAAGCGTGTGGCTGCCTTCTCCAAAAGAATCTTGCAG GTTGCGCTACAACAGCCACCACAGTACGCCTGTGGATGTCTTTTCCTTCTGTCTGAGGTGCTAAAATCAAGACCACCTCTTTG GAACATGGTGGTCCAGAGGGAATCagttgtggaagaagaagatgtagaACATTTCGAGGATGCTAAAGATGAAGATGATATTGATCCCATTAAGGAAgcagagaaagaaaagaatgaTGTTAAAGAGGACAAAATCACAAgtaaagatgatgatgatgattcttcAGATGACGAAGAGGCTTTAGCGGTCAGGCAatctgatgaagaagaagatgatgatgcttCTGATGATGGTGAAGAGTTATTTATTAAAGAAACTCCCAAAGAAACCATAGAGGTTTCTAATGATAGTGGCAAAAAAATTCAAGCGCCATTGAAATCAAGTTGTCTTCCCGGAGGATACGATCCTCGCCATAGAGAGCCTTCTTACTG TAACGGAGACCGTGTGAGTTGGTGGGAATTGGTGGTACTTGCTTCACACGCTCACCCCTCGGTGGCTACTATGGCTGCAACACTTCTCTCAGGAACTACTATAGTTTACAACGGAAACCCTCTGAATGATTTATCTCTAACTGCTTTCTTGGATAAATTCATGGAGAAGAAACCAAAACAGAACACTTGGCATGGTGGCTCCCAGATCGAACCTTCCAAGAAG CTTGACATGTCAAACCAGATGATTGGATCTGATATTCTAAGGTTAGCAGAAGAAGATGTGTCTCCTGAAGATTTAGTCTTCCACAAGTTCTACGTGAACAAGATGAACAGTACGAAGCaatcaaagaaaaagaagaagaagaagctacctgaagaagaagctgcTGAAGAGCTTTACGATGTGAACGATGGCGATGGTGGAGGTGACTACGATAGTGACGTCGAATTCGAAGCTGGCGATGAGAGTGACAATGAGGAGATTGAGAATCTGTTggatgatgttgatgatgaCGCTGTGGAAGAAGAGGGTGGTGAATATGATTATGATGATCTGGATAAAGTTGTGGGGGATGATGATGAGCTTGTGGATGATGCAAGTGATGCAGAGATGGACGACACAGAGATGGATatgcttgatggtgaagatgtGGATGAGGATGGTGATGATGTTGGTGATGATGGtggtgatgaagatgaagatgatgatgatgatggtggtggtggtgttggtggtaacaagaaaaagaaggaaaaaggaAAACGGAAATCTCCATTTGCGAGTCTTGAAGAGTACGAGCATTTGATAGACGAGGATGATTCAAAGtcgaaaagaaaagaaacatcagagcccaaaaagaagaaaaagaagaagacgacCAAAGCGTCAGAATAA
- the LOC103831751 gene encoding auxin-responsive protein SAUR78, whose amino-acid sequence MAKVGKLTKLKSAIKKWPSFAKNHHHSSSSAAVSDELSEDNNLHVVYVGQTRRPYMLRPDIISHPLFQELVDRSSRSVEHDREIVVSCEVVLFEHLLWMLKTGQEGGSVEELAEFYTY is encoded by the coding sequence ATGGCCAAAGTTGGGAAGCTGACAAAGCTCAAGTCGGCCATAAAGAAATGGCCTTCCTTCGCCAAGAATCACCACCACTCGTCCTCCTCCGCTGCCGTCTCCGATGAGCTCTCAGAGGACAACAATCTCCATGTTGTTTATGTTGGTCAGACTCGAAGACCTTACATGCTTAGACCGGACATCATCTCTCACCCACTTTTTCAAGAACTGGTGGATCGGTCTTCTAGATCCGTGGAACATGATCGTGAGATTGTTGTATCTTGTGAAGTTGTTTTGTTCGAGCATTTGTTGTGGATGCTCAAGACTGGTCAAGAAGGAGGATCCGTTGAAGAATTGGCTGAGTTCTATACTTATTAA
- the LOC103831753 gene encoding protein TIFY 11B — protein MCKPYKNKNLVLQYHHSMSTGQAPEKSNFNRRCSLLSRYLKEKGSFGDIVIGLARKSDLELAGKNDHRAQQNAIEKANISESRPFKLTQKQLSVGETSISSRGKAIDVVDLSEPRNVPEPKNSQLTIFFGSKVIVYNEFPEDKAKEIIEAAKEANPVAVDSKKTQNHMNLDINISNKSNVVIPDLNEPTSSGNNDDHQTKEQHQVVERIARRASLHRFFAKRKDRAVARAPYQVNQNGGHVPPKPQMVGPSVEAGQHSRQPATPSKPQRHNDMSMEVDEEERCSKDLELKL, from the exons A TGTGCAAACCATACAAGAACAAGAATCTTGTGTTGCAGTATCATCACAGTATGTCGACCGGACAAGCACCAGAGAAGTCCAACTTTAACCGGAGATGTAGTTTGCTCAGCCGGTACTTGAAGGAGAAGGGAAGTTTCGGAGATATAGTTATAGGCTTGGCTCGAAAGTCCGATCTTGAGCTTGCCGGAAAAAACGATCACAGAG CTCAACAAAATGCAATAGAGAAGGCAAACATTTCTGAAAGCAGACCCTTCAAGTTGACTCAGAAGCAACTTTCAGTAGGTGAAACCTCTATTTCTTCCAGAGGCAAAGCCATAGATGTCGTCGATCTAAG tgAACCGAGAAACGTACCGGAGCCTAAAAATTCCCAGCTGACCATATTTTTCGGCAGTAAAGTTATAGTTTACAACGAGTTTCCTGAAGACAAAGCCAAGGAGATAATAGAAGCAGCCAAAGAAGCAAATCCAGTTGCTGTTGACTCAAAGAAGACTCAGAATCACATGAATCTTGATATCAACATTAGCAACAAAAGCAACGTTGTGATTCCTGATCTTAATGAACCAACGAGTTCTGGAAACAACGATGATCATCAAACAAAGGAGCAACATCAAGTCGTGGAACGTATCGCAAGAAGAGCCTCTCTTCATCGGTTCTTTGCTAAACGAAAAGACAG GGCTGTGGCTAGAGCTCCGTATCAAGTGAACCAAAACGGTGGTCATGTTCCTCCCAAGCCACAAATGGTCGGTCCATCAGTAGAGGCAGGACAACACTCACGACAGCCTGCAACACCCTCAAAACCACAGAGACATAACGATATGTCGATGGAAGTGGACGAAGAAGAACGGTGTTCAAAAGATCTCGAACTCAAGCTTTAG